From the genome of Vitis riparia cultivar Riparia Gloire de Montpellier isolate 1030 chromosome 11, EGFV_Vit.rip_1.0, whole genome shotgun sequence:
GATGAGGTCTTTTGTTCCAGGTATTGTTTTGGGTGTTGGTTTGTTGTTTCTCTTCCTTTTGCTTGTATTCAGTTGCAACTTGTATACTCCATGTGTACTTTGTGCACATTTTCcaagcacttttaatatatttgcattgtttacctatcaaaaaggaaaaaaataaaaataaaaataaccaatataattaaattcatacagatataattaaattcattttacttattttgtaCTTTGAAgttcttaattttcttctcttaagaTAAAGAGTTATtactccttttattttattttatttttttgctcttctttttatttttgaaaggcttTCATTCACATTGGAATTCATTGGCAGCACCATTTATATTTCCACAGTAAAATTAGTGAATGTTAGTTTAGCTCCCAAAATTCTAGCTTGAACTGTAGTCCAAAATGAAATCCGAGAATTCAAATTTTCAGCAATAGCATTGACAAGTTAACAGCATTCAAAGAGAAGCCCTGGCCCTCtgttggtttccaagaaaatagaggaataaaagaaaacatcattTCCAGTCCTATGTTATCTTTTATCATTCACTTccaatgaaatcaaataacCCAGGTCAACTAAGCCAAACAGTCAGTTTGAGTTGTAAGTagtcacatttttttctctctaaccGAATCCTCCTCGGtgatgaaaattttacaatacaaaattttattacttCCCTCATATTTTCTCTGCATGTAAACGAAATCTATTTTTATAGTAGAAAACATTCATAAGTAGCAAAGACCGTCaatctaacaaaaatttcaatctTAGCTGTAATCCAAACTTGCAATAGTTCCAGTGCTGTTCAAAGAGAAACCCTAAATTCAAAACTTCCTATAAAGCACTGAAATCCGAACCTCTGTTTGGttaccaagaaaatgaagaaaaacaaaagcaaaccACATTTTAATTCCTATGTTATCTCTCTCACTTTCTTTGCTGCCAAAAAtccaaaccaaagaaaaaaaaacggaACAAAAAAACCAGATTAACTAAACCAAAGAGTCATAAGAGCTTTGGGTAAAGTGCCATTTCCTGTACTGTCGAGCCCTAGATAGTGAAAATTTtgcaattcaaaattttctttcattttctcattattttcccAGCATCCAAAGGAATGTATCCAACCTACAGCTATTTTCTCAGTATTGTAACTAACCTAAAATTCGATGGATTGAAAAGGGAATAGAGATTGGAGCAGTACCTTCAACTCTGAGATCGATCGAACGCAGCGTTTGGAGAAGAAATGATTGAATGCTGGTGTGCAAACTGACATCAGGGCTTCTCAtgcaggaaaaataaaataataacaaataaaaataaataataagcatCATAAAGTGATAGTGGGCTGAGCTTCGGCCGGCCCAATGATGTAACTTTTGGGCTCGGAGTGGGCTAGTTTCTGATACGTCATAAGAATAAAGAATCGATGATCAAATGCTGCAACTCGGATAACTTGATCCGGATGAAAGTCAACTTAAGTTGAATCTAATAAGGCTAATATCACTTTCCTTTCAAGATTTTCAACCCATGTCTAATTTATTAGAGTTTAAATCGGTTTgagttttataaatttaaaaaataattcataagaGAAAAGGTTTTTAAAACTCTTAATTATGTAAAcgcattttaaagtcatgagacTCCTTTGAACCAAAGCAGTCTATATCTACATAATTAAATGCgagtttttataataaaaatgtcaACTCAATTTTGCTTAGGGTCTCTAGATccaattaattgattttttattaaattttgaaatttttttgaaacaaataaagaaatcaaaattcctttttattaaCCGATAAAGCCATATGAAtctaaattaatcataaaaaaaattacatagaaATTTAAATCTAAAGAGAAGATCATTGAAAGATCTTAAATcttcaattaaattaattttccactaaattttgatatttttggaaatagaaatcatattttctttctaatgGATAGAGCATCCATAAAAATAACATAGAAATAGAAACAATGATTTAAATCTAAAGGGTCATATCCTCAAAGATCATGATGTATCCTCTCAAGAGAAGATTATGAGATTTTATTCTTTTGTCCATTTGACAATTAACACGTTGTGGATTTAGTTACTAATGGGTGACATCAATgactttcttttcctttaacaAAAGATTGTTAAAACTTAACCAAGGtaaataccctaatttcatatatactgaaatatttcttgttataactcaaccaaggtgaataccctaatttcatatatactggaatatttcttgttataactcaaccaagatgaataccctaatttcatatatactggaatctcctgattaaaaatgagtagaaaaataatagcggaaacatacctgaatccattgaaggagaaaccttataggaagaaaacccttaagatggtcttccaattctagccactagattctgtgtcaatttatctctgagaggattttcggaaattggaatgcgtagtggtagaatggggaccataaccctatttataaactgctagggcagttttaattttatcacaattatatttctgcccctcatagaaataataattatctaatggtatctacacaataatctcatgacaattatacccttaagccaattaatcaattattaattagatcactatatttaggcttaattaaatgatagcacacacattttaattatttacatgtgtggcccaaattatagattaattacaaaaattaatctaacaatctcccactgggccacatgcatatgtaatcaaataaatgtgcTTAACCTTATGAGCTCAAAATTTGCTATCATGTTCTTAGGGTATATCCGAACAATCTCGTCCATTAACTATACTGACATAGGATCAAGGTGGTCTTTGTTACATCAATCGTTACTAGACCAATCAATGGTCACATATATCTACACAGCTAAATGACATAGATCAATCATGAGTgcatagcatggaaattacatgcaATGTGATCTGTTCATGCCTATTTCCAACTAGTCCTACTTAACTTTATTGAGATCAAATCTTTAGCATAATTTAACAGAGTGCAATAAAATGAATACTTTATTTCTGCAGAACACAAtccaaatttatagataaagtctaaacataacatagagcaatatacaataaataatataaactccCACTAAATTTGGATATCCTCAAATGAGACAACACCCATATGAGCAGTGTGCTCATGAAAGACCTTGGGTGGTAATCCCTTTGTAAGCGGATCCGCTATCATGTAGTTTGTTCCAATATGCTCTATGGATATCTGTCCACtctatactttttcttttacaactaggaacttgatatcaatgtattttgattttgtagaactcctgttgttattggaatataaaactgctgatttattgtcacaaaatatcTTCAGTGGTCTTTCAATACCATCCAGAACACGCAGCCCAGTGACAAAATTTCGTAGCCATATTCCTTGATTGGATGCCTCATAACATGCTACAAACTCTGCTTCCATGGTGGATGATGTTACGAGTGTCTGTTTGGCAGACCTCCATGAAATTGCTCCACCAGCCAACAGATAAATATAGCCTGATGTGGATCTTCTGCTGTCTTGGCATCCAGCAAAGTCGGAGTTGGAATACCCAATGAACTCCAACTGATCCAATCTCCTATATGTAAGCATGTACTCTTTTGTTCTCTGTAAATATCTCATAACCCTCTTGGCTTCTCTCCAATGATCCATTCCAGGGTTACTTAGATATCTGCCTAACAtgccaacaatgtacgcaatatccggacgTGTACATACCTGAGCATACATTAGACTCCCCACAGCCGAAGCGTAAGGAATCTTATGCATTTCTTGActttctaaactatttttaggGCATTGATTAAGACTGAATTTGTCTCCTTTAGCGACAGGGGTATCACCTGGTTTGCTATTTTGCATGCCATACCTTTGGAGGACTTTATCAATATAGGTCCTttgtgacaatcctaaaatacccCTAGAACAATCTCAGTGTATCTGGATTCCTAAGACAAATGAGgcatcaccaagatctttcatctcaaaatgttttgataaaaatctcttggtgtcgtgcaatatgctaatatcatttgtggctAGCAATATGTCATCGACATATAAAACCAGGAAAATATACTTACTCCCACTGAATTTGTGATACACACATTCATCCATAAGATTTGCCTCAAAACCATATGagacaataatttgatgaaacttgaAGTACCACTGATGAGAAGCTTGCTTGAgcccataaatggatttagttaatttacaaaccatattctttgagtcttcggacacaaaattttctggttgtaccatataaattgtttcatcaatgtcaccattgagaaacgctgttttaacatccatttgatgtaactcaagATCATAATGTGCAACTAGTGCCATGATTATCCTGAAAGAGTCCTTCGTAGAAACTGGAGAGAAGGTCTCTTTGAAgtcaattccttctttttgagtaaAGCCTTTAGCTACAAGACATGCTTTATACCTTTCTACATTACCAtttgaatcccgcttggttttaaatatccatttacaaccaatgggcTTCGTACCAACTGGTAATGGGACAAGTTCCCAAACTTTATTGTCTTGCATAGATTtgtactcttcattcatggcttcaaTCCATTTCTGAGAGTTGGAACTTTTCATGGCTTGCTGGAAGTTGATTGGATCATCTTCCATCATTCCACTTTCTACCTCATGTTCCTGGAGATATATGATATAATTGTCCGAAATTgcatttctcctctctctcctggatctccttaatggcatattttcttgaggttgttgagtttgttcttcaggagcaatgtcctcatttgcaattaagggttGAACAATATTGTCTGTTGGTTGAGGATCCAAATTTACTTCTTAATCAATGATAGGTAGTGAAACCTGTACGTTATCAAAAGCAATAGTAGAtccctcttcctcctcaaagaCAATATTCCTAGCCTGATTTCTCCCCCCAAACTCAACATTCTCAAAAAATGTTGCAGTTCCCGTCTCAAAAATTGACCTAATAGCaggattataaaatttaaaacccctTGATCGCTCTGCATAGCCAATAAAGTAGCTGCTAACTGTTttagagtccaatttcttttcatgaggCTTATAAGGTCTCGCTTCAGCTGGACAtccccaaatatgaaaatgcttTAAACTGGGCTTTCGACCCGTCCAAAGCTCATAAGGCGTTTTAGCAAccgctttagttggcacccgatTTAGGATATAAGCTGCCGTTTTGAGTGCTTCACCCCAGAGTTTTTCGGGTAAAGtagaatgactaatcatactccTTACCATGTCCTTAAGGGTTCGGTTTcgtctttctgctacaccattcatGCTAGGTGATcctggcatggtgtattgagggaCGATCCCACATTCCTCTAGGTATTTAGCAAATGGTCCTGGACATTGTTCAcctgatccgtcatatctaccatagtattcaccaccacggtcagatctgacgctctttattcttttgttgagttgtaactcaacttctactttaaatgttttgaacacGTCCAATGATTGTGATTTCTCATGTATAAGAAATAGGTAGCCatatcttgaatagtcatctatgaatgttATAAAGTACTGTTGACCATTCCAAGATGCCGTAGGGAATGGTCCATAGATatctgtatgaattaattctaagacGTCTGTAGCTCTATTTGCacctaatttctttgttttggtctgttttcctttaatacactcaacacaaatatcaaaatctgaaaAGTCAAGTGAATCTAAAATCCCATCGGACACAAGTCGCTCAACTCTAGATTTAGAGatatgacctaggcgtttgtgccacaaTGAGGCCGaattatctttattcaatttacGTTTTGTACCTCGTGATTCcacatgcaaggtttcattataGGACGGAACAGTTTCCAACAAATATAGATTATCATAAACATTAAGTAAACCGGTTCCTAcaacatttgaattaatagataatgcaaatctattgtttccaaatgaacaacaataacctgatttgtccaaaacagaaactgaaattaaattccgtctgAAAGACGATACAACGAAAGTAtctattaaatccaaaaaataaccagatttcaataataatctaaagtgcCCTATTGCCTCCACTTCTACCGACTGACCGTCTCCGACATAGATGCATCTTTCAGCATCACTTGGTTTTCGGTAACTCAGGCAACCCTGCATAGAAACACAAATGTGAGTAGTAGCACCagaatctaaccaccatgtgttTCTAGATATTGAAGCTAAATTAACTTCAGAACATAccaaagtaagaaatatacCTTTCTTAACACGCCAAGCAGCATACTTGGTACATTCCTTCTTAGTATGTCCAGGCTTATTACAGAAGAAACATGTTACCTcaactttctgtttcttttgttctagGCCATTAGAAGCAGCAACCTTATTATCGTTATTCTTTCGTTTGCCCTTATCCTTGGAAGTGCTAGCCAGATGAGCACTTTCGGTCTTGTCttgcttcaatctctcttcctcttgcacacagaatgaaatgagctcattaagagtccatttaTCCTTTTGACAGTTATAACTGACCTTGAATTGATTAAATCGTGCAGGAAGAGAGATGAGAACCAAATGCACGAGTAAATCATCAGATAACTCAAGTTTCAAAGCCTTAAGTTTTGAAGCAAGATGAGACATCTCCATGATGTACTCCCAAACATTAACCTTGCCTTTATACTTCATTGAAATCAAGCTTGCTAAAAGCGTGCTCGTTTCAGCCTTATCGTTTTTGGCAAAACGTTTCTGAATTTCCGCAAGGAAGTCACTGGCATTAGTAACCTCATAGGTTATCGCACCCCTGAAAGCTTCTGGAATTCTGCGcttcatgatcataagactTAGCCTATTTGAACGTTCCCACTTACCCCAATAAACCTCATCCTCTTGAGTACTTTGCTCATTGAGTTCATCGGGTTTGGGCATTCTCAAGGCTAAGTCTATATCCATGCAGCCTAAGAGAATCATCATATTCTCTTTCCAGTCCTTAAAATTAGTCCCATTTAACATAGGGACATTATTGATGTTGGCAGATATAGAAGTAGTTGATATAAAAGCTGAAtccagaacaaaataaaatgaatcaaataaaccatcatgctcacataaaataagcaattaaacacataatctttaaatttaaaagcaaattatgacattttaagatacctagcacaacaTTAATATCAAGTCTTTGGACAGTAATATTAACTGTAAGTGGTACTCTTGTTGTAGTGATCAAACATTGATGATAAGTtatgtcaaataataaatctatctttggattgatttattattcacaTTAAGTTACCTTTATAATCATCACATATTTATCACCACAGGTATGTATGCAATTTGaccaaatattaactttcctttGGGCCAGCCAATACCCGCATGAATcacatacacacaaatatctaaCACCCCGAACAGACTAATCTACACGAAAGATGTCACTTTGGTGATTTTCTGCTTTAATTAGCCTATTTAAAAATGCtagatcaataacttaaatattaatatcataaaatgctattaaataataataataataataatagtaataaaaaaaaattatcaactcaatatttcataaatcttaatccattgacatatatatatatatatatatatatattaaaataataactcaaaaattaatcaaggaattggctctgataccacttgtgaAATATccaaccaaggtgaataccctaatttcatatatactggaatatttcttgttataactcaaccaaggtgaataccctaatttcatatatattggaatatttcttgttataactcaaccaagatgaataccctaatttcatatatactggaatctcttgattaaaaatgagtagaaaaataatagcggaaacatacctgaatccattgaaggagaaaccttataggaagaaaacccttgagatggtcttccaattctggccactagattctgtgtcaatttctctctgagaggattttcggaaattggaatgcgtagtggtagaatggggaccataaccctatttataaactgctagggcagttttaattttatcacaattatatttctgcccctcatagaaataataattatctaatggtatctacacaataatctcatgacaattatacccttaagccaattaatcaattattaattagatcactatatttaggcttaattaaatgatagcacacacattttaattatttacatgtgtggcccaaattatagattaattacaaaaattaatctaacaatgataacaaagtttgactttcttttcctttaacaAAAGATATCAAAGTTTGAATTATGATTTCCAAGCCATTGATGCCAAATTAAAAAAGAGCCACCTTTCTTTATTACAATCAGAGCCTCCAAAGAATTTCTATCCCAAGTGTAGAGTTATCCTTTCTTATATCCCTTTGCTACAATCCTTTGGTTTTGGTTCTTAACAATAAAACCAAAAGGGATGGATTCTAAACTACTACACATATTATCCAAGGTGAATTTTCAATGGATACTAAGGtgttgtttgataattattttcaaaaacaattttctgttttttaaaaaaaaaaaaaaaaaaaactgaaaaacgCGTTTGACAATtagaaactgtttttttttttttttcttgttttctatcatcggaaaacagaaaacaaagtGTTTTCAGATAactttttttagttgtttttttgatagctgatttaaagaataattatataaacatatgtaatgattaaaaataaagttatggacataaaaattatttttaaaaatattaaaaacaggttagaaacaattttaggttcccaaacagacttttgttctacaaaacatcaaaaacaattttcaaatattgtttttaaaaactattttttcaaaactgttttaaaaaacaattaccaaacaaaagctaaattttttgttaaattaggAACACAACAAGAACATCTTTCAAACTCATTCCTATTTATAGTACTATGAACATCACCAATAAAAGATATTggcaatttttttccatttccaaaataaatCACATCACTCTTGTTATAAGACTTAGTattggtaaaccaacttaataacttaaagtgacttaataacttaatttaagttactaagtaaattaagtatatttggtaaaataaattaatgtctatgacttaaaataaaaaataattttaaataataagtaaaaacaattaacttattcttaagtttatatctttattttatatttttatcccaTTAGCCCTAATTACCTCAACGATTTCTTTTACTACTCCACGACTCTTATTGTTACTCAACCtcttttaccctaattataatttatgataataaatatgtcactttgatgatttaaaataaattttaagttaattttatcaaataaccttaatacttaaggtaataattaagtaataagttttaagttaacaattaaagtataatttaacttaaagtcaatttaagtaattaagtaataagtattaagttttactaaacacCCTTGAGTCTTCTTCGTATTTCTCCATGTTGCCGATATGGCAACAAACAAGGGAACAAAATTGATACATGCATGGTTTTCAATTTAAATAGTAagtttatttcaaataattctataaaatcagcattcaaaaattctaaaattattattagagGATTAAAAATCATCTCATACATGGCTTATTTGGAATTCCTTGTTTGGTTATacttacattttttgtttttttgttttttgttttgtttttgttttgttttttttttttgtttttttttttttttaaaagtagtttcAAATTCCATGTAAAATGCATAAACTTTTGTATGAAAGTATAGGTttaccttatatttttaaaaaattaatttaatttttttaaaatttaaagtagtAAATTCCTTATtgttataaacaaaatttaaaatttattaaaattttaatataaaaaatttttgagaccttatttttaaaacatattttatataaaagtagtattattctttgtttttaaaaacataaaacaacaCGTGTATAAAAAACATACGCTAAGAGTcagtttgataattgttttcgaaaacaatttttaagaacagtttttgaaatttgttatttcatttttataaaacaaaagtctgtttggaaacctaaaatgttttgaaccaatttttaatatgtttaaatttttttttatctaatgttttatttttaatcattctatatgtttgtataattattttttaaaacaatcctaagaaaaattgaaaataataaaaacaactaaaagatgttcttttaaaacaccttattttctattcttaagaatagaaaacaaattttgattgttaaatgtattttctgattttttttttttttacttcggagaacaaaaaactgttctcgAAAATAGTTTACCAAACAAGccttaaattataaattgaagaataattttaaaatagtaataaatatgagaaaaatatcatttttttaaataacaaataataagatataatatatatatatatatagtgtaaccaatgatgaaaatatcagtttatatagatatatagataGTTGGATTTCACGGATACATTGGTATATATTGggaaatttatgtgaaaattttaataaaaaaatataggaaaaagtgggttttgattcattaatatgaaatatatggaaaaaggaacttcaaattttttttaaaaaaatattatcttcatctatttaaaagtaatttgaaatacatgcacTTTTAATGAGTTATCTAATTTTTCCCTAAAATGCCTCTTTTACTTATTCTACCATTAACATCAATTGATGACTAGACTCCTCTATGTGAATGCgttctttctttttagatttattattattgttattattatttgagattttttttttcacttcttctAATGTTTACACTTTTCAAACTACCTCACTTTTATTATAAGATATTTgttcatgaagaaaaaaataagtttcaacTTTTCCTAAGAGGATTTCGTCACTGgtggaaaaaaaatctcaaataataataatgataataataaaattaataataataataataataataataataataataataataataataataataaaaagaaaggaaacatTAACGTGGGAGTTTAGTTGTCGATTGATGTTGATAACATGACAAATAAAATGAGCATTTAATTAGATGATTAATTAAAAAGTGCatgtatttcaattttttttttaaacagatgaagataatattgatttaaaaattttggatttttttcttttcatatattttcctattagtgagtcaaaatccacttttcccaaaaatataTCCATGACatagaattaataaaaatttagaaaaatattgaggaaaactaaaaaattgatagaaGAAACAATAATACAAGTATTGTTGaaaaagtgtatatatatatatatatatatatatatatatatatatatatattcaataataatgtataaaatttgaaaatacattttatattaATCGGATATAttcaaagatataaaagaaataataatgcatgtat
Proteins encoded in this window:
- the LOC117925385 gene encoding uncharacterized protein LOC117925385, which encodes MDIDLALRMPKPDELNEQSTQEDEVYWGKWERSNRLSLMIMKRRIPEAFRGAITYEVTNASDFLAEIQKRFAKNDKAETSTLLASLISMKYKGKVNVWEYIMEMSHLASKLKALKLELSDDLLVHLVLISLPARFNQFKRKRD